From Arachis stenosperma cultivar V10309 chromosome 2, arast.V10309.gnm1.PFL2, whole genome shotgun sequence, one genomic window encodes:
- the LOC130962936 gene encoding uncharacterized protein LOC130962936 translates to MDYERARAEQKLQMQELESLRLEAYENSRLYKEKVKAVHDKNIKRREFQPGDLVLLYNSRMWLMPGKLRSRWDGPYRVERVEPYGVFHLSHPSSSELIKVNGHRLKLFHGEKMAKNQELEIFLLEDPPTAED, encoded by the coding sequence atggaCTATGAAAGAGCTAGAGCTGAACAGAAGTTGCAAATGCAAGAATTAGAGAgtcttcgcctagaagcttatgaaaacTCCAGGCTGTATAAAGAGAAAGTGAAGGCTGTGCATGACAAGAATATCAAGAGAAGAGAATTCCAACCTGGGGACTTAGTCCTACTTTATAACTCCAGAATGtggctcatgccaggcaagctgAGATCCAGATGGGATGGTCCCTATCGAGTAGAGAGGGTGGAACCATACGGAGTCTTTCACTTGagccatccttcaagctctgaacttatCAAAGTCAATGGACATCGCTTGAAGTTATTCCATGGTGAAAAGATGGCGAAAAACCAGGAACtggagatcttcctcttggaagatccaCCCACAGCAGAAgactga